Below is a genomic region from Billgrantia tianxiuensis.
TCATCGCCAGCGCGGGCCTGAGCGTTGCCAGCGGCAAGCTCTTCGCCAGGGCGGCCGAAGAGGCGGGTGCCGACGGTGTCCTGCTGATGCCGCCTTACCTCACCGAATGCCCCCAGGATGGCTTGGTGGCATACGCGCGCGCGATCTGTGATGCCACCGCGCTCAATGTCGTTTACTACAACCGCGGCAACGGCGTGCTCGATGTCGCGGCGGTCCGCCAACTGGCCAACGATTGCCCCAACCTGATCGGTCTCAAGGACGGCAAGGGCGACATCCAGGCGCTGAACAGGATCATCAAGACCATCGGCGACCGGCTGGTCTATGTGGGCGGCGTGCCCACCGCGGAGATCTTCGCCGAAGCCTATCTCGCCATTGGGGTGAATACCTATTCATCCGCCGTGTTCAACTTCGTGCCGGACATGGCCGTCAAGTTCTATCGGGAACTGCGCGCGGGAAATGCCGAGGTCGTGAAACGCATTACTCAAGACTTCTTCATTCCCTTCGTCGATCTCAGGGATCGTAAGCCAGGCTATGCCGTCAGCCTGATCAAGGCGGGCGCGGAAATCATCGGCCGTCCGGCCGGTAGTGTCAGGGCACCTTTGGTCATGCCCACTTCGGAGGAGCGTAATCAGCTGGAAAAACTCGTCGGCATCGCTCAGCAGTTGTAAGAACCACCCACACAAGCTCATACC
It encodes:
- the kdgD gene encoding 5-dehydro-4-deoxyglucarate dehydratase, which codes for MKFSRAAVMEALGDGLLSFPITDFDKEGRFDADSYRRRLEWFISHDISAVFVAGGTGEFFNLTLEEYRDVVRVAVETVAGRLPVIASAGLSVASGKLFARAAEEAGADGVLLMPPYLTECPQDGLVAYARAICDATALNVVYYNRGNGVLDVAAVRQLANDCPNLIGLKDGKGDIQALNRIIKTIGDRLVYVGGVPTAEIFAEAYLAIGVNTYSSAVFNFVPDMAVKFYRELRAGNAEVVKRITQDFFIPFVDLRDRKPGYAVSLIKAGAEIIGRPAGSVRAPLVMPTSEERNQLEKLVGIAQQL